TTGCGCAGCGGGCCATCGGCGGCTTGGGCTTGCCAACCCGCACGTTCCGGTCCGGAGGCGGTAGTGACGCCAACATTTTTAACGGCCTTGGAATCCCAACCGTCAATTTGGCAATTGGATATCAAGACATTCATACCACGAAAGAGCGTATTCAAGCTTCTGATTTGATCAAGGCTGCCCAGATCGTGGTGGGGATCATTCAGGAAACGGCCAAGGCTTAGTTGATCATTAGATCATATGAAAATGCATAAAGCCCGCAGCGGACGTTTTACATCCGCTGCGGGCTTTTAGATTTATTATTAATTCAAGGATGACAAGGGCGAGTGGTTCTCCCGTCTTTTTTGGGCAGGCGACCAGGTGGTATGCCAGTTCGTGTTCTCGACCACATGCAATGCGGCATTGATGTTGTCCAGGTATTGTTCGATCTCTTTCCTCGCCGTCGCTGAGGCATATTGCTCCTCAAGGCGGGCAGAGAGGGAGATCAAGGCTGATTGTAAATAACAAGCGGCTTCGCCGAATCGTATCTCTGTACGCCCGGGGTAAGTCAGTCTAAGCTGCTCGAGCAGAGATGCAGCCTCATCATATCTCCCTTGATCATATAAATTTTCCGCGGCTATAAAGCATACTTTCAGACTGTGGCTGTCTTGCTCTTGAAACGGCAGCGCTTCCAATTGGTTTAATTTTGAAATCGCGAGTCCTCTGTAGCCTTCATCATAAAGAAAACAGATCAGAGCATAATAAGCATGGTCGCCGCTATTGGTTAGCAGATGTTCGGCTATGGAAATCATATTAAGTGATACGGCAGCGCGTGCTAATTCTAAAGTTTCCGACATGGCGATAAATCGGTCAGGGATTGAATTGTTTAAGTTCCACTCGCAGAGCTGCCTGATTCTGGCTAGCTGAGCCCCTTCAGATGTTCTTGGACGAGGCAGTTCGCGCAGGTGGTGTGTCAAATCGCGAAGGTAGCTATCGATGAACTGCATGGCGTCAGATACTTGACCTGTCATGACGAGGCAAGTCACATATTGGATGCAGGTATCTGGATATAAACTCCCCTGTTTAGCAAAACAATGGGCAGCATGTGGATAAGCTCCGATGTAGAATAGTGACCTGCCAACCATGATGTTGGAGGATGGAAAGTTCCTCGTTTCGTCCAGGAGCCGTTCAC
Above is a window of Paenibacillus sp. FSL K6-1330 DNA encoding:
- a CDS encoding tetratricopeptide repeat protein; this encodes MRHIPIIETEPITNPPSTEYERGKWYKRRGYLEKALKSFKEAAQSTPTDKASSGWKEVDLSWLEYGLLSMRMRSFGKSEEAFRTVVQHSGTYVQEALNQWAALLHMQGISDQTIGERLLDETRNFPSSNIMVGRSLFYIGAYPHAAHCFAKQGSLYPDTCIQYVTCLVMTGQVSDAMQFIDSYLRDLTHHLRELPRPRTSEGAQLARIRQLCEWNLNNSIPDRFIAMSETLELARAAVSLNMISIAEHLLTNSGDHAYYALICFLYDEGYRGLAISKLNQLEALPFQEQDSHSLKVCFIAAENLYDQGRYDEAASLLEQLRLTYPGRTEIRFGEAACYLQSALISLSARLEEQYASATARKEIEQYLDNINAALHVVENTNWHTTWSPAQKRRENHSPLSSLN